From Struthio camelus isolate bStrCam1 chromosome 21, bStrCam1.hap1, whole genome shotgun sequence, one genomic window encodes:
- the LOC138061862 gene encoding forkhead box protein E3-like — protein MGEADPGELPAGAGGAGPGAGPGPGPEAGAAETPPKPPYSYVALIAMAIRESPEQRLPLSGIYAYIAGRFPYYRGGQKGWQNSVRHNLSLNPCFRRLPRRPGPAAPQRGADWALDPAFQDMFPGGDYRRRRRPPSRPPPPAEPPAAGGPWSPPPPPPPPPPGCPPGPCAGLVPQRGCPCPGLPGLPCWGPACPPRP, from the coding sequence ATGGGGGAAGCGGACCCCGGCGAGCTGCCGGCGGGTGCGGGCGGAGCGGGACCAGGAGCGGGACCGGGTCCAGGGCCAGAGGCGGGGGCGGCGGAGACGCCGCCGAAGCCGCCCTACTCCTACGTGGCGCTGATCGCCATGGCCATCCGGGAGAGCCCGGAGCAGCGGCTGCCGCTGAGCGGCATCTACGCGTACATCGCGGGGCGCTTCCCCTACTACCGCGGCGGGCAGAAGGGCTGGCAGAACAGCGTCCGCCACAACCTCAGCCTCAACCCCTGCTTCCGCCgcctgccgcgccgccccggccccgccgccccgcagcgcggcGCCGACTGGGCGCTGGACCCCGCTTTCCAGGACATGTTCCCGGGGGGCGACtaccggcggcgccgccgcccgccgagccgcccgccgccgcccgccgagccgcccgccgccggcgggccctggtccccccccccgccgccgccgccgccgccgcccgggtgCCCGCCCGGCCCCTGCGCCGGGCTGGTGCCGCAGCgcggctgcccctgccccgggcTGCCCGGGCTGCCGTGCTGGGGCCCGGCCTGCCCGCCGCGGCCGTAG